From the Ruania alkalisoli genome, one window contains:
- a CDS encoding carbohydrate ABC transporter permease → MIVATQRRHRDKHAPDRRSTKVRTSRTHQRPALAAAQWLRSGRFTTLLFLVPLLVCFGVFSWWPILRALVMTFQRTNLISPPTWVGAENLQRVLADPLLSTAVWNTVQYVGLSVLIGFPVPILMAVVIGELRRSRALASALVYLPVIIPPVVAVLLWKLFYAPGESGLFNTIAAWVGAGPFAWLNDAAMVIPAIVVQLTWANFGTATVIYLAALMSINTELYEAAEVDGAHPLRRLWHVTLPQMRPVMLIMLLLQLIGVFQLFTEPYIMTGGGPANRSVTILMLVYRYAFVQGDYGKATALSLLLAIALGLLSALYLGATRRWSTT, encoded by the coding sequence ATGATCGTCGCAACCCAGCGTCGCCATCGCGACAAGCACGCACCCGACCGCAGATCCACGAAAGTCAGGACCTCACGGACGCACCAGCGCCCGGCCCTCGCAGCCGCCCAGTGGCTACGGTCCGGCCGCTTCACCACACTCCTCTTCCTCGTGCCCCTTCTGGTCTGCTTCGGGGTCTTCTCCTGGTGGCCCATCCTCCGAGCGTTGGTGATGACCTTCCAACGGACCAACCTGATCTCACCGCCCACCTGGGTGGGTGCGGAGAACCTCCAGAGGGTACTGGCGGATCCCTTACTCAGCACTGCGGTGTGGAACACGGTGCAGTATGTCGGGCTATCGGTGCTGATCGGCTTCCCGGTGCCGATCCTGATGGCCGTGGTGATCGGAGAACTCCGCCGAAGCAGGGCCCTCGCATCAGCACTGGTGTATCTGCCGGTGATCATTCCGCCGGTCGTCGCAGTATTGCTGTGGAAGCTCTTCTATGCACCCGGCGAGAGCGGTCTGTTCAACACAATTGCAGCCTGGGTCGGCGCCGGGCCATTCGCCTGGCTGAATGACGCGGCAATGGTCATCCCGGCCATCGTCGTGCAACTCACCTGGGCGAACTTCGGGACCGCCACGGTCATCTACCTCGCAGCGCTGATGTCGATCAACACCGAGCTCTACGAGGCGGCCGAGGTAGACGGAGCCCACCCGCTCCGACGCCTGTGGCACGTGACTCTGCCGCAGATGCGGCCGGTCATGCTGATCATGCTGCTCCTCCAGCTCATCGGCGTCTTCCAGCTCTTCACCGAGCCGTACATCATGACCGGCGGGGGGCCCGCGAATCGTTCGGTGACCATCCTGATGCTGGTCTATCGCTACGCGTTCGTTCAAGGCGACTACGGCAAGGCCACCGCACTCTCGCTGTTGCTCGCCATCGCGCTCGGTCTTCTCTCTGCGCTGTATCTCGGCGCCACCCGCAGATGGAGCACCACATGA
- a CDS encoding SDR family NAD(P)-dependent oxidoreductase, producing the protein MDTYLTAGIAGRTALVTGASSGIGLAVARTLEERGATVLRHGLNEDLIGDLTHDLTQTGSGDALARAAGPVEILVHCASVQIRTDWSATTDAEVERQVRANLIESYALVRGALRPMVTRGYGRVVLMGSIQQHRPHAAMLAYAATKAAQQTLVSGLAREVASAGVTVNTVVPGTIATPRNEHALADPDYQRDVIAQIPAGRLGTPEDCVAATLLLCSESSAYITGQQIVVDGGMSL; encoded by the coding sequence ATGGACACCTACCTCACCGCTGGTATCGCCGGACGGACCGCCTTGGTCACCGGTGCGAGCAGCGGGATCGGGCTGGCAGTGGCGCGAACGCTCGAAGAGAGAGGCGCCACAGTCCTGCGGCATGGACTGAATGAAGACCTGATCGGTGACCTCACTCATGACCTCACGCAGACAGGTTCAGGCGACGCACTCGCCCGCGCGGCGGGCCCGGTCGAGATCCTCGTGCACTGTGCGTCCGTGCAGATCCGCACCGACTGGTCGGCCACAACAGACGCTGAAGTCGAGCGCCAGGTCCGAGCCAACCTGATCGAGAGCTACGCACTGGTGCGAGGTGCGCTTCGTCCGATGGTCACGCGGGGATACGGCCGGGTGGTGCTGATGGGGAGCATCCAGCAGCACCGCCCTCATGCGGCAATGCTCGCCTACGCAGCCACGAAGGCTGCGCAGCAGACCCTTGTCTCGGGCTTGGCTCGCGAGGTTGCGTCCGCAGGCGTCACCGTGAATACGGTCGTTCCGGGAACTATCGCCACACCTCGCAACGAGCACGCCCTGGCCGATCCCGACTACCAACGCGACGTCATCGCGCAGATCCCTGCGGGCCGCCTCGGCACGCCCGAGGACTGTGTGGCCGCGACGCTGCTGTTGTGCTCGGAATCGAGCGCCTACATCACCGGCCAACAGATCGTCGTCGACGGCGGCATGTCGCTGTGA
- a CDS encoding FAD-dependent oxidoreductase, giving the protein MMGKLRDGDQYDVVVVGGGPAGYPAAVQAARMGARTLLVEKNGALGGTTTVAGVYMPGLFHAWGEQIITGIGWDAVSRAVERAGAQLPDFTQWQRPHWELSVRVVPVIYAAVLDEMVIEAGVELLLHAMLAGVQEDEDGVRVTVCSKEGLRTVHARTVVDATGDANVVGQLGLPRQESSDLQPGTLMVRLGGYHFDDLDLDALDLAYDEAVAEHRLDPRDFNTARAPLRGFLRNRGQNAIHVTGIRAQTSAERTAAEVAGRRTLVRILTFLRAQPGLEDVSIEWAALETGIRETTTIVGQERITGADYINGRLWEDAISYSFFPIDIHRPDGDGVDCRSLAFGVVPTIPLGALLPVGSRRVVVAGRSICGDREANSAFRVQASCMGMGQAAGAYASLVSKADPSSVSVDAVRDAVRSEGATVPADPGTPHALHHRDG; this is encoded by the coding sequence ATGATGGGAAAGCTCCGGGATGGTGACCAGTACGACGTCGTGGTCGTCGGGGGCGGGCCGGCGGGCTATCCGGCTGCGGTGCAGGCTGCGCGGATGGGCGCACGGACGTTGCTGGTCGAGAAGAACGGGGCGCTGGGTGGGACCACGACCGTCGCGGGGGTCTACATGCCGGGCCTGTTCCACGCCTGGGGTGAGCAGATCATCACCGGCATCGGCTGGGACGCGGTGAGCCGAGCGGTCGAACGTGCTGGTGCGCAACTACCGGACTTCACGCAGTGGCAGCGGCCGCACTGGGAGCTGTCTGTGCGGGTGGTGCCGGTCATCTACGCCGCCGTGCTCGATGAGATGGTGATCGAGGCCGGGGTCGAGCTGCTTCTGCATGCGATGCTCGCCGGAGTGCAGGAGGACGAGGACGGTGTGCGCGTCACGGTCTGCAGCAAGGAAGGGCTGCGCACTGTGCATGCCCGCACAGTCGTCGACGCCACGGGTGATGCAAACGTCGTGGGCCAGCTCGGCCTCCCTCGCCAGGAGAGCTCGGATCTGCAGCCGGGGACTCTCATGGTGCGCCTGGGCGGCTATCACTTCGACGATCTCGATCTCGACGCACTCGACCTGGCCTATGACGAGGCAGTCGCCGAGCATCGGCTGGACCCTCGGGACTTCAACACCGCACGCGCGCCGCTTCGCGGCTTCCTGCGCAACCGGGGACAGAACGCCATTCACGTCACCGGGATCAGGGCTCAGACCAGCGCAGAGCGCACCGCAGCCGAGGTGGCGGGTCGGCGCACGCTCGTCCGGATTCTGACCTTTCTGAGAGCCCAGCCGGGGCTCGAAGACGTCTCGATCGAGTGGGCTGCCTTGGAGACAGGCATCCGCGAGACCACAACGATCGTCGGACAGGAGCGGATCACCGGAGCCGACTACATCAACGGCCGGCTCTGGGAGGACGCGATCAGCTACAGCTTCTTCCCAATCGACATCCATCGTCCCGATGGTGACGGAGTTGATTGCCGATCACTGGCGTTCGGAGTCGTGCCGACAATCCCGCTGGGCGCGCTGTTGCCGGTCGGCAGCCGCCGGGTCGTGGTGGCGGGACGGTCGATCTGCGGAGACCGCGAAGCGAACTCCGCTTTCCGCGTCCAAGCAAGCTGTATGGGTATGGGGCAAGCTGCCGGCGCTTACGCCAGTCTCGTCTCGAAAGCCGATCCGTCGTCGGTCTCCGTTGACGCTGTGCGCGATGCCGTCCGGTCCGAAGGCGCTACCGTCCCTGCAGATCCGGGAACACCGCACGCCCTCCACCACCGGGACGGTTGA
- a CDS encoding carbohydrate ABC transporter permease, which produces MTSTSTRRQLRRKESKQDRASERTILSVNDRRDPRVRTVILILNVVVIAGLLISAAGPLLWLLKSAISTSQDILAAPLQWWPSGVQWHNLADAWIRVEISRYLGNTVLVAAGSWFFGILVATTGGYALAILRPRYGPIISAAVLATLFIPAVISLVPLYLTILDLPVLGVNLLNTFWAVWLPSAANAFNVLLAQRFFTSLPRELFEAARIDGAGHLRVFVAIVLPLSKPILGVLSLLTVITAWKDFLWPLLALPDPTKQPLSVALPRLQETAETSLMMAGMFISVIVPVGLFLVFQKQFLRGAGQAGALKG; this is translated from the coding sequence ATGACCTCGACCTCAACGCGACGTCAACTCCGGCGGAAGGAGAGCAAGCAGGACCGCGCCTCCGAGCGCACCATCCTTTCCGTCAACGACCGCCGTGATCCTCGTGTGCGCACTGTGATCCTGATCCTGAACGTGGTGGTGATCGCCGGCCTCCTGATCTCGGCGGCCGGCCCCCTCCTGTGGCTGCTGAAGTCCGCGATATCCACCTCCCAAGACATCCTGGCTGCCCCGTTGCAGTGGTGGCCCAGTGGCGTGCAATGGCACAACCTGGCCGACGCGTGGATCCGGGTGGAGATCTCCCGCTACCTGGGAAACACCGTGCTGGTGGCCGCTGGGTCGTGGTTCTTCGGGATTCTGGTCGCCACCACGGGCGGGTACGCCCTAGCGATCCTGCGTCCTCGATACGGGCCCATCATCTCGGCCGCCGTCCTCGCCACGTTGTTCATCCCCGCAGTGATCTCGCTCGTACCGCTGTACCTCACCATCCTCGATCTGCCTGTGCTCGGGGTGAACCTGCTGAACACCTTCTGGGCCGTGTGGCTGCCCTCAGCTGCGAACGCCTTCAACGTCCTGCTGGCACAACGCTTCTTCACCTCACTGCCACGTGAGCTGTTCGAGGCCGCACGGATCGATGGCGCCGGCCATCTGAGGGTGTTCGTGGCCATCGTGCTGCCTCTGTCGAAACCGATCCTCGGAGTGCTCTCCCTGCTGACCGTCATCACCGCGTGGAAGGACTTCCTGTGGCCGTTGCTGGCCCTGCCGGACCCGACGAAACAACCCCTCTCTGTAGCGCTGCCGCGCCTGCAGGAAACCGCCGAGACCTCGCTGATGATGGCCGGCATGTTCATCTCGGTGATCGTCCCGGTGGGGCTGTTCCTGGTATTCCAGAAGCAGTTCCTTCGCGGGGCGGGCCAGGCGGGGGCGTTGAAAGGATGA
- a CDS encoding IclR family transcriptional regulator yields MSSTAAVPREPSGRTGVRALARGLAVLDAVGAADDGIGVTEVSRAVGIDKATGSRLLATLRDAGYVRQREDRRFELGSRAGWLAQRYVRRVDELCQVAGPHLAKLRDETQETVHLAIQENTDVVYLAQEVPERSVRVHSAIGTRLPMYRTAMGRAIIAELPEPERERLIGALLREADRSGDEIDPAVIEADVESARRRGWAAIDRHDDVTRLAAAIGGPEGAVVGAIALSGPSYRMEDRITERAAQVRSCARRIAASLVERASAV; encoded by the coding sequence ATGTCCTCGACCGCTGCCGTGCCACGCGAGCCCTCTGGTCGTACTGGGGTGCGCGCGCTTGCGCGTGGATTGGCCGTTCTCGATGCCGTCGGCGCAGCGGATGACGGCATCGGCGTGACGGAGGTCTCCCGCGCCGTCGGGATCGACAAGGCGACCGGCTCTCGATTGCTCGCCACCCTGCGTGATGCCGGGTATGTCCGGCAGCGCGAGGATCGGAGGTTCGAGCTCGGTTCCCGGGCTGGCTGGCTCGCCCAGCGGTATGTCAGAAGGGTCGACGAACTCTGCCAAGTGGCCGGTCCGCATCTGGCGAAGCTCCGGGATGAGACCCAGGAGACCGTGCACCTCGCGATTCAGGAGAACACCGACGTGGTCTACCTCGCCCAGGAGGTGCCCGAACGCAGCGTTCGAGTGCACTCGGCGATCGGGACCCGACTTCCGATGTATCGAACCGCGATGGGCCGGGCCATCATCGCCGAGCTTCCGGAGCCTGAACGAGAACGGTTGATCGGCGCGCTCCTGCGCGAAGCCGATCGCAGCGGCGATGAGATCGACCCGGCGGTGATCGAGGCCGATGTGGAATCCGCTCGGCGACGGGGGTGGGCAGCCATTGATCGGCACGACGACGTGACCCGGCTCGCGGCTGCCATTGGTGGCCCGGAGGGCGCTGTTGTCGGGGCGATCGCCTTGAGTGGTCCGAGCTACCGGATGGAGGATCGGATCACTGAACGCGCGGCTCAGGTCCGTTCCTGTGCGCGCAGGATCGCAGCCTCCCTCGTCGAGCGAGCGAGCGCGGTCTGA
- a CDS encoding enolase C-terminal domain-like protein, whose product MIVSPPEPAFATALPPWPARDGLRITAVRAIVTAPGGTPLVVVRVDTNEPGLYGLGCATFTQRWRSVVTTVEEHVSRLVVGRHPGDIEDISRAIQYGPYWRGGPISNNALSGVDMALWDLLGKSLGVPVYALLGGRVRAQVPTYTHASGATVEETLERAAEIITAGWQHVRLQSAQPGLGSYGYPGVGGGYPDAPNPDGWDVRQYLDATPRLFEQARDTLGDQVQLLHDAHSRLDPKEAILLARRLEPYHLLYLEDVLAPEHFGRLDEVRTAAPIPIAAGELCTSLTEAARLVTTLSVDYLRCHISAIGGLSQARKLVALAELHSIRTAWHSPPDVSPVGVAANVALDVTSPAFGILECYVYPQAVHDVFPGTLTPTRGHLAPHETPGWGIDLDEELAARFPPTDSSHDRWALGVRSPDGALLAP is encoded by the coding sequence ATGATCGTTAGTCCACCCGAGCCTGCCTTCGCGACAGCACTGCCACCGTGGCCAGCCCGCGATGGGCTGCGAATCACTGCGGTGCGGGCTATCGTCACGGCTCCAGGAGGCACGCCACTCGTGGTCGTGCGCGTGGACACGAACGAACCAGGGCTATACGGGCTCGGGTGTGCGACCTTCACCCAACGATGGCGCTCGGTAGTGACGACCGTCGAGGAACACGTGAGCCGGCTGGTCGTCGGCCGCCATCCGGGTGACATCGAAGACATCAGCCGCGCGATCCAGTACGGCCCCTATTGGCGTGGGGGCCCGATCAGCAACAACGCGCTCTCGGGCGTCGACATGGCGCTGTGGGACCTGCTCGGCAAGTCACTCGGCGTGCCGGTGTATGCCCTCCTCGGAGGTCGAGTCCGCGCCCAGGTGCCGACCTACACGCACGCCTCAGGCGCCACCGTGGAGGAGACGCTTGAACGTGCGGCCGAGATCATCACTGCTGGCTGGCAGCACGTGCGACTGCAGTCAGCGCAGCCAGGGCTCGGATCCTACGGCTACCCAGGAGTCGGTGGCGGCTATCCAGATGCACCCAATCCGGACGGCTGGGATGTCCGGCAGTATCTCGATGCGACCCCCCGGCTCTTCGAACAGGCCCGGGACACTCTCGGCGACCAGGTACAGCTTCTGCATGATGCGCACTCGCGACTCGACCCGAAGGAGGCCATTCTGCTCGCCCGGCGCCTCGAGCCGTACCACCTCCTCTACCTGGAGGATGTCCTCGCGCCCGAGCACTTCGGACGGCTGGACGAAGTACGCACGGCCGCCCCGATCCCGATCGCCGCAGGCGAGCTGTGCACGTCCCTGACCGAGGCCGCACGCCTGGTCACCACGCTCTCGGTCGACTACCTGCGGTGCCACATCAGCGCGATCGGAGGGTTGAGTCAGGCGCGCAAGCTGGTCGCGCTTGCCGAGTTGCACAGCATCCGGACCGCATGGCACTCGCCGCCCGACGTGTCACCCGTTGGTGTGGCTGCGAACGTCGCACTCGACGTCACCAGCCCTGCGTTCGGGATCCTCGAGTGCTACGTCTACCCGCAGGCCGTGCACGACGTGTTCCCCGGCACTCTCACACCCACCCGAGGCCACCTCGCACCTCACGAGACCCCGGGCTGGGGCATCGATCTCGACGAGGAGCTAGCGGCGCGCTTCCCGCCCACAGATTCGAGTCACGACAGGTGGGCACTTGGCGTCCGCAGCCCCGACGGCGCGCTGCTGGCACCCTGA
- a CDS encoding RraA family protein, with translation MSTSPPTPRPYEYGVPVADLITRYRATYSGAVYDVLDELGYPHQALATDVKPVAQHWVLAGPAFTVKGIPDPTGDENLRARRIELFTAMRAAGVPVIDVRDCSADTQAAHYGEMNATVGEACGVIGAVVDGGSRDTRFLLDRDFPVFCRYLTPVEAVGRWSYYDWQRTVALRGAITATVSVSPGDFIMGDVDGVVVIPRTVVVDVLERTEALIAQEKISRAEFRSGEDPVAVYRRHGRL, from the coding sequence ATGTCCACGTCCCCACCTACACCACGCCCGTACGAGTACGGCGTCCCCGTCGCTGACCTCATCACCCGGTACCGAGCTACCTACTCGGGGGCCGTGTACGACGTGCTCGACGAGCTCGGATACCCGCACCAGGCATTGGCCACCGACGTCAAACCCGTCGCGCAGCACTGGGTTCTGGCCGGACCGGCGTTCACGGTCAAGGGGATCCCGGACCCCACAGGGGATGAGAACCTACGCGCGCGCCGGATCGAGCTGTTCACCGCCATGCGAGCCGCCGGAGTACCAGTCATCGACGTCCGGGACTGCAGCGCGGACACCCAAGCCGCCCACTACGGCGAGATGAACGCCACTGTCGGCGAAGCATGTGGCGTGATCGGCGCGGTCGTAGACGGCGGCTCTCGGGACACCAGGTTCCTGCTCGACCGCGACTTTCCGGTCTTCTGTCGCTACCTCACCCCCGTCGAGGCCGTAGGACGCTGGAGCTACTACGACTGGCAACGAACGGTGGCGCTGCGCGGGGCGATCACTGCCACCGTGTCGGTCTCTCCAGGGGACTTCATCATGGGAGACGTCGACGGCGTCGTGGTCATCCCGCGAACCGTTGTGGTGGACGTGCTCGAGCGCACCGAGGCCCTGATCGCTCAGGAGAAAATCAGTCGCGCGGAGTTCCGCTCCGGCGAGGATCCGGTGGCCGTGTATCGACGGCACGGACGACTCTGA
- a CDS encoding ABC transporter substrate-binding protein, producing MTTTPRAAAAIAAALTTGLLLTACSAGDSADPAGSDEHVTITVGGLPPTENEASRDAMLEQVEAFNEAHPDITVEAVETKFDVETFNALLAGGTAPTVLAIPFTEIQTLIEREQVADVTDHVAASEVLSSINESVMDQVTGPDGNVYGVPYSAYSMGLVYNRAVFADAGLDPDQPPATWDEVRSAAAQITANTDAAGFVPMTMTSTGGWVLTTLSYAFGDVVQEGTGTDARATFADNGATAEALEFYRTLRWEDDSMGANFLVSLDDSRNALASGQVGMIVDGADIINDVVANRGMDVDDYGVTVLPQQPGAVGNLGGGAISIVTATASEGETAAGVQWMDWYYFSQYTDQEQAESWASARAEDGLSVSPPLMPILSEEVMAPYGEWIAPYVNVPAENVAPYVDNVPQITLVPEPPVKGQDLYAALDPVVQSVLTEEDADIAALLEQAQTQINDLIAAG from the coding sequence ATGACGACGACACCCAGGGCTGCAGCAGCGATCGCTGCGGCATTGACCACCGGGCTTCTGCTGACCGCCTGCTCTGCGGGCGATTCCGCAGATCCCGCTGGCTCGGACGAGCATGTGACGATCACCGTCGGCGGCCTTCCGCCGACCGAGAACGAGGCCAGCCGGGACGCGATGCTCGAGCAGGTGGAAGCCTTCAACGAGGCTCACCCGGACATCACAGTCGAGGCTGTAGAGACGAAGTTCGACGTGGAGACGTTCAATGCGCTCCTCGCCGGGGGCACCGCGCCGACCGTGCTGGCGATCCCGTTCACAGAGATCCAGACCTTGATCGAGCGCGAGCAGGTCGCCGACGTGACTGACCATGTCGCGGCGAGCGAGGTCCTCTCCTCCATCAACGAGTCGGTGATGGACCAGGTCACCGGCCCGGATGGGAACGTCTACGGCGTCCCGTACTCCGCATACTCGATGGGCTTGGTGTACAACCGGGCCGTGTTCGCTGACGCCGGGCTGGACCCCGACCAGCCTCCGGCCACCTGGGACGAGGTCAGGTCCGCCGCTGCACAGATCACGGCGAACACCGACGCCGCCGGGTTCGTCCCGATGACCATGACCAGTACCGGCGGCTGGGTACTGACCACTCTCTCCTACGCTTTCGGCGATGTGGTCCAGGAGGGAACCGGCACCGACGCCCGTGCGACGTTCGCCGACAACGGGGCCACCGCCGAGGCGTTGGAGTTCTACCGCACCCTTCGCTGGGAAGACGATTCGATGGGCGCGAACTTCCTCGTGAGCCTGGACGACTCGCGCAACGCCCTGGCTTCGGGACAGGTCGGCATGATCGTGGACGGTGCCGACATCATCAACGACGTCGTGGCCAACCGTGGGATGGACGTCGACGACTACGGCGTGACCGTACTCCCGCAGCAGCCGGGTGCCGTCGGCAACCTTGGTGGCGGAGCGATCAGCATCGTGACCGCAACAGCATCCGAGGGCGAGACCGCGGCCGGTGTGCAGTGGATGGACTGGTACTACTTCTCGCAGTACACCGATCAGGAGCAGGCCGAGTCGTGGGCCTCTGCCCGCGCGGAGGACGGCCTGAGCGTTTCGCCCCCGCTCATGCCCATCCTCTCGGAGGAGGTCATGGCGCCCTACGGTGAGTGGATCGCGCCGTACGTGAACGTACCGGCGGAGAACGTCGCGCCGTACGTCGACAACGTCCCCCAGATCACTCTGGTCCCCGAACCTCCGGTGAAGGGCCAGGACCTGTACGCCGCACTCGACCCGGTCGTACAGTCCGTCCTGACCGAGGAGGACGCGGACATCGCCGCCTTGCTCGAGCAGGCTCAGACCCAGATCAACGACCTGATCGCCGCGGGCTGA